One stretch of Argiope bruennichi chromosome 3, qqArgBrue1.1, whole genome shotgun sequence DNA includes these proteins:
- the LOC129963839 gene encoding zinc finger protein 836-like — MMNVLSDILCDTSSIMAPQNFKETLSRNKIISQNMASKQGSLHLLGSSQISAMERPMTSTNHTNLDIYNAQNQIHMSSNIQTGFDASNDVSVFSDSFPEMVPSWLTNDFMKTSESLSSPGILSNVPDIYPSRQNEHLEMLDLGFSPELTSHDVSSNELNQSCMTEGQKLLMELPIQRFSSNDSLLIPSFNGINVNEINTMQYQKFKQNPPQIPNNQMINSVLPCESDLLHLPLHSNLTDQCLTTTSSPSMMSNSQSQSHPVDVCDKLPHINLNNLDSFLGSENALSEIQLLPQTFPSVDMPGEVNCNQSNQSCLNNCVPESHGIPCEPGSFLNPNTAPLSSTQDISVQVSESALNENLLENQCFSCSQVNPNAAIDIVQCYKCKFCDYINMHKCAIENHINTMHSTPQNILPVTKSDLSSSGPSTVVSSSSISIAEPNQMRLSESNSAASTTTVVLPLNASINNVVVSLPNNIIQNTESYQCMNCNKVFSHAVSYKSHSLSCHNLNPESTQNIVQNAEHLQCIKCGKLFSDAIIYATHLVTDHNIDPKSVLISNQSISSGYSSNTSQIETMSGIYNSNVALKYLNNNGKSDAKQSVLTKKRPVLIPKNGISPNIINPLQNGNGPHADGILGSNDLSASQPDMINSKSNSKPRLLPKRTEDPAPKSNTKKTNNEISSSNGSEKQISSHKIAWKKKFQRELGSYICEFKGCNVRFRALDNLEYHNKCHASGGSFACPECGCTFEKWGGLAGHLWRNHKNDMELHACDQCPFRTHSLSRLENIHKKIHLDECLFLCDTCGKKFKNGKQMRNHRAIHFNKPKVKSAVSRDFKCKVCSNHFLSKVLLRHHLDTVHNIKPKIYVCNFCEYTSHKRSTFEMHMRKHTGEKPFKCDQCDYCTSDHNSLRRHKMKHSGEKKYKCPYCPYSAIQASTFKSHLKKHPGHNDLMFSCKICTFQTLKEETFVQHMKDHESLKVLEKVNSLSEMNSTEDTFPLAEAMDITFSHGDNNLIPYLNKDRNMQSFFNNLGVNMVSVCQESAT, encoded by the exons ATGATGAATgttttatctgatattttatgTGATACTTCAAGTATAATGGCgcctcaaaattttaaagaaacattatctCGAAACAAAATTATATCTCAGAACATGGCTTCAAAGCAGGGATCATTGCATCTTTTGGGTTCTTCACAAATTTCTGCTATGGAGAGACCAATGACATCAACAAATCATACTAATTTGGATATCTATAATGCACAAAATCAAATTCATATGTCATCTAATATACAAACAGGATTTGATGCATCAAATGATGTTTCTGTTTTTTCTGATTCATTTCCTGAAATGGTTCCTTCTTGGCTTACCaatgattttatgaaaacatcAGAATCATTATCATCACCTGGCATTTTATCAAATGTTCCTGACATATATCCATCAAGGCAAAATGAGCATCTAGAGATGTTAGATCTTGGGTTTTCTCCAGAATTAACCTCTCACGATGTCAGttctaatgaattaaatcaatcttGTATGACAGAAGGTCAGAAACTTCTAATGGAATTACCAATTCAGAGATTTTCAAGCAATGACTCTCTTTTAATACCTTCTTTTAATGGgattaatgtaaatgaaataaatactatgCAGTACCAGAAATTTAAACAGAATCCCCCACAGATCCCTAATAATCAAATGATAAATTCAGTATTACCTTGCGAAAGTGATTTGCTTCATCTCCCTCTGCATTCAAACTTAACTGACCAGTGCCTTACAACCACTTCTAGTCCATCTATGATGTCCAACAGTCAAAGTCAATCACATCCAGTAGATGTCTGTGATAAGTTACCTCATATCAATCTTAACAACTTAGATTCTTTCTTGGGCAGTGAAAATGCCCTTTCTGAGATTCAGCTACTTCCACAAACTTTCCCTAGTGTTGATATGCCAGGTGAAGTTAACTGTAATCAGTCAAATCAGTCATGTTTGAACAATTGTGTTCCAGAATCTCATGGCATTCCTTGTGAGCCTGGATCATTTTTGAATCCAAATACAGCGCCTTTATCATCTACTCAGGACATTTCTGTACAAGTATCAGAAAGCGCCTTGAatgaaaatctattagaaaatcaATGTTTCTCTTGTAGTCAAGTTAATCCAAATGCTGCTATTGATATAGTTCAGTGTTATAAGTGTAAGTTTTGTGATTATATAAACATGCATAAATGTGCCattgaaaatcatataaataCTATGCATTCCACACCGCAGAATATTTTGCCTGTCACAAAAAGTGATTTATCTTCTAGTGGCCCAAGCACTGTCGTATCTAGTTCTTCCATATCTATTGCAGAGCCAAATCAAATGAGATTGTCTGAATCAAATTCTGCTGCTAGTACAACTACTGTCGTGTTGCCTTTAAATGCATCTATTAACAATGTAGTTGTATCTCTTCCAAATAATATTATCCAGAATACTGAAAGTTATCAGTGCATGAATTGCAATAAAGTGTTTTCTCATGCTGTTTCATATAAATCACATTCACTGTCTTGTCATAATTTAAATCCTGAGTCAACACAAAATATTGTTCAGAATGCAGAGCATTTACAATGTATTAAATGTGGGAAATTGTTTTCAGATGCCATTATATATGCAACACATTTAGTCACTGATCATAATATTGATCCCAAGTCAGTATTAATTTCTAATCAAAGTATTTCCTCTGGTTACAGTAGTAACACATCTCAAATTGAAACCATGTCTGGAATCTATAATTCTAATGTTGCTCTTAAGTATCTGAATAATAATGGCAAATCAGATGCTAAGCAAAGTGTGCTAACTAAGAAAAGACCAGTATTAATTCCTAAAAATGGTATTTCACCAAATATAATTAATCCTCTTCAAAATGGCAACGGACCTCATGCTGATGGAATCCTTGGAAGTAATGATTTAAGTGCCTCTCAACCAGATATGATCAACTCCAAATCAAATTCAAAGCCAAGGTTGTTGCCAAAAAGGACAGAAGACCCAGCTCCAAAGTCTAATACAAAAAAGACAAATAATGAGATATCGTCTTCTAATGGTTCAGAAAAACAAATATCTTCTCACAAAATTgcttggaaaaagaaatttcagagaGAATTAGGGTCTTACat ATGTGAATTCAAAGGCTGTAATGTTCGATTTCGAGCATTGGATAATTTAGAATATCACAATAAATGTCATGCATCTGGTGGCTCATTTGCTTGTCCTGAATGTGGATGCACTTTTGAAAAGTGGGGTGGTCTTGCTGGCCATTTATGGCGGAACCATAAAAATGACATGGAACTCCATGCATGTGATCAGTGCCCATTCCG TACACACAGCTTAAGTCGATTAGAAAATATCCACAAAAAAATTCACCTGGATGAATGCTTATTTTTGTGTGATACTTgtggaaagaaatttaaaaatgggaaGCAAATGAGAAACCACAGG GCTATCCATTTCAATAAACCAAAAGTAAAGTCAGCAGTATCTCGAGACTTTAAATGCAAAGTATGCTCCAACCATTTTTTGTCCAAAGTTTTACTTCGACATCATCTGGATACAGTTCACAATATAAAACCAAAAATCTATGTTTGCAACTTTTGTGAGTACACTAGCCATAAACGAAGCACATTTGAGATGCATATGAGGAAGCATACAGGAGAGAAACCATTTAAATGCGATCAGTGTGATTACTGTACTTCTGACCATAATTCCCTCAGACGTCATAAAATGAAGCATTCTGGAGAAAAGAAATATAAGTGCCCCTATTGCCCGTATTCAGCTATTCAG GCTAGTACATTCAAGTCTCATCTCAAAAAGCATCCTGGTCATAATGATCTCATGTTTTCTTGTAAGATCTGTACCTTTCAAACGTTGAAAGAAGAAACTTTTGTTCAGCACATGAAAGATCATGAAAGTTTGAAAGTGTTGGAAAAAGTGAATTCTTTGAGTGAAATGAATTCCACAGAAGATACATTTCCATTAGCAGAAGCAATGGACATTACTTTCTCTCATGGTGATAATAATCTTATCCCTTATTTAAATAAGGATAGGAATATGCagtcattttttaacaatttaggtGTTAATATGGTGTCAGTCTGTCAAGAAAGTGCTACTTAA
- the LOC129964127 gene encoding peptidase M20 domain-containing protein 2-like, whose product MDEKLFDVINKTIDNEANFLNHISQEIWKFPELKFEEKFAHDLLTNALEKKGFNVERNYILPTAFRAEFSSRKKGPAVVVICEYDALPKIGHACGHNLIAESGLGAGIAIKAALEAFPDIAGKVIVLGTPAEEGGGGKVTLINGGAFKDVDAALMVHPAPDDHLYPPFIGIKRKIINFTGQEAHASGYPWEGLNALDAAVGAYNNLALLRQHIKPTCRVHSIITKGGEAANIIPGHTEMQLFYRAATTRDLDDLGKRVDACITAAAVATGCEVEIDNDTDNAYKSLMTNKVLAERYKKYAEKLGVQFDDGNPKKIPFMASSDMGDVSHVVPSIHPAYSIGTRACNHSVGFTKASGAPEAQTTTLITAKSMAMVALDLMCDKDLLKEAKDQFERDLAEDSGA is encoded by the exons ATGGATGAAAAACTTTTTGATGTTATTAACAAAACTATTGATAATGAAGCGAATTTCTTAAACCATATTAGTCAAGAAATTTGGAAGTTTCCAGagctaaaatttgaagaaaaatttgctCACGATTTATTAACGAATGCACTTGAAAAGAAAGGTTTTAATGtggaaagaaattacattttaccAACAGCTTTTCGTGCAGAATTCAGTTCTCGAa AAAAAGGACCAGCAGTAGTTGTAATTTGTGAATATGATGCTTTGCCAAAGATAGGACATGCATGTGGCCATAATTTAATAGCTGAATCTGGTTTGGGTGCTGGAATTGCTATCAAAGCTGCTTTAGAAGCATTTCCTGATATTGCTGGAAAA GTAATAGTTCTTGGAACACCTGCTGAAGAAGGTGGTGGTGGTAAAGTTACCTTAATTAATGGAGGAGCTTTTAAAGATGTTGATGCAGCATTAATGGTTCATCCAGCTCCAGATGACCATCTGTATCCACCTTTCATTGGTATAAAAcgg aaaataataaattttactggtCAAGAAGCTCATGCTTCAGGTTATCCTTGGGAAGGATTGAATGCTTTAGATGCAGCTGTTGGTGCTTACAACAACCTTGCTCTCCTTCGTCAACACATAAAGCCCACTTGCAGAGTTCATT CTATCATAACCAAAGGAGGTGAAGCAGCTAATATAATCCCTGGTCACACTGAAATGCAGCTTTTCTATAGAGCTGCCACGACTCGTGATTTAGACGATCTTGGAAAGAGAGTAGATGCATGTATAACTGCTGCTGCAGTAGCAACTGGCTGTGAAGTTGAAATTGATAATGACACTGACAATGCATATAAAAGTCTTATGACTAATAAAGTCCTTGCAGAAAGATATaagaaatatgcagaaaaattag GTGTACAGTTTGATGACGGAAATCCTAAAAAAATCCCATTCATGGCTTCTTCAGACATGGGTGATGTGTCACATGTTGTTCCTAGCATTCACCCTGCCTATTCTATTGGAACCAGAGCTTGCAACCACTCTGTAGGATTTACCAAAGCATCTGGTGCTCCCGAAGCTCAGACAACCACATTAATAACTGCCAAATCAATGGCAATGGTGGCTTTGGATCTGATGTGTGATAAGGACTTGCTAAAGGAAGCTAAAGATCAGTTTGAAAGAGATTTAGCAGAAGATTCTggtgcttaa